CCAATATTCGACTGGAAGTAGTATAATGCCACAAAAGAAAAATCCAGACTCCGTTGAATTAATCAGGGGTAAAACAGGTAGGGTATATGGAAATTTGTTTGCCCTTTTAACAACTATGAAAGGCTTACCCCTAGCATATAACAAAGATATGCAAGAAGATAAAGAACCTCTGTTTGATACCGTTGATACATTAAAAGGTTGTTTAAAGGTATTTATTGGTTTGTTAGGAACGATACGCGTGAACGAAAAAAAGATGGAAGAGGCGGTAAAATTTGGCTATCTCAATGCAACGGATCTGGCAGATTATTTGGTCAAAAAAGGGATCCCTTTCAGAACCGCTCACGATATAGTTGGAAAATTAGTTGCATATGCTATAACAAAAAATGTCTCCTTAGAAGAGCTTAATATTTCTGAATTTAGAAATTTTTGTCAGTTGATAGATGAGGATGTATATGAATTTTTAGATCTAAAAAATATTCTAAAACGCCGTAAAACAATTGGGGCAGCAAGATGGGAGGAAGATGTATGAAGGTTGGTATACTTGGGGCAACAGGGTACACAGGAATTGAATTAATCAGAATTCTTTCAAAACATCCAAATGCTAAAATAACTTATTTGTCATCAAAAAACTTTGAATCCCAATTAATTTCAGAAGTTTATCCGGGACTACAAGGAATTTGTGATCTCATATTAGAGGGTGATGCTTTCAAAAAAGCGGTTGCTACTAGCGATATAATATTTTCAACTTTACCTCACGAACTAACTTTTGAAATAGCTCAGATGGTAGTGGATGCAGGTAAGAGGTTGATAGATTTAGGTTCTGCATTTCGTTTCGATGACTTTAATATCTTCCAAAAGTGGTATGGTTTAAATGATGACATAGAATACGATAAATATGACAAGGTCTACGGATTAACTGAGTTAAATAGGGAAAAGATAAAAAACGCTCAAATTGTGGGCAATCCAGGTTGTTATCCAACTAGTGTGATTTTGGCATTAGCCCCTGTTTTAAAAAATAGAGTTGTATCAGATAAAAACATAATTATTGATAGTAAATCTGGGGTATCAGGTGCTGGTCATGAACCTAAATTTAGTAACTTATATTCAGAATGTAACGAAAATACAAAACCTTATAACGTGGCTAAACATAGACATATTCCAGAAATAGAGCAGGAGTTATCAAAGATAATGAAACAAGAGGTAAAAATTGTTTTCACCCCACATCTTGTTCCTATGACAAGAGGAATTTTAAGTACGATTTATTGTAATTTGGGATCAGATATAACCTTAAATGAGGTTTACGATCTTTACCAAGAGTTTTATAAAAACGATTATTTCATAAAAATTCTGAACCCTGGAAAGTATCCATCTACAAAAAGTGTGGCTGGCTCCAATTTTTGCCAAATAGGTTTTGAAATTGATGAGCATACAAATACTTTAATAATCATGTCCGTGATTGACAATTTAATGAAAGGTGCCAGTGGTCAGGCAGTACAAAATATGAATTTAATGTTTGGATTGCCTGAAAATAAAGGTCTTGATATAATAAGAATCTTTCCATGAACTTGATATATCTTTAAATTTAAGGTATAATTAAAAAAATCAAAAGAACTTTTATCCTTATGGGTGGGCAGCGGGGTGAAGGGGCGCTTACATAAGGTTTTAGAGTTTCTGAAGAGAGTATATAAAACTGAAAGGAGGGAGGGTACGATTCTTCTAAATGTAATGGAAAGAAGAACGTACAAAAGAACGTGAGTAACGTATATATAGTTGATACAACTTTAAGAGATGGAGAGCAAACTGCCGGGGTGGTATTTGCAAATGAAGAGAAAGTCCAAATAGCGAAGATGTTAGCAGAGTTAGGTGTTTATCAGATCGAAGCCGGGATTCCCACGATGGGAGGAGATGAAAAGGAAGCCATAAAGAAGATATGTAAGTTAAACTTAGGTGTTTCAATTATGGGCTGGAATAGAGCAGTTATAAAGGATATTGAAGAATCCATAGATTGTGGTGTCGATGCGGTTGCAATTTCTATTTCCACTTCAGATATTCACATCAAACACAAATTAAAAAAAGATAGGGATTGGGTATTAAAAAGTATGGTGGTTGCTACAAAATTTGCCAAAAAACACAATTTATACGTATCTGTAAACGCTGAAGACGCCTCTAGAAGTGATATGGATTTTCTTATAAAGTTTGCTAAAGAGGCTAAAGAAGCAGGTGCAGATAGGTTAAGATACTGTGACACCGTTGGAATGATGGAACCATTTTCTATCTACGAACATATCAGAAGAATAATAGACGAAGTTGGTATCGATGTTGAGATGCATACCCACAACGATTTTGGCTTAGCTACTGCAAACACGTTAGCGGGAATAAAAGCAGGCGCTAAATACGCAGGTGTTACTGTAAATGGATTAGGTGAAAGGGCAGGGAATGCAGCTTTAGAGGAAGTAGTGATGGCTCTTAAATACATTTACAAAAATGATTTGGGAATAAAGACTAATTTACTAAAAGAAGTTTGTGAATATGTTGCCAAGGCTTCAGGAAGGGTGCTTCCTTTATCAAAAACAATCGTAGGTCATAATGTTTTTGCCCACGAATCAGGCATTCATACAGACGGTGTATTAAAAGACTCAAAAACATACGAATCTTTCTCCCCAGAAGAAGTAGGATTACAAAGACAAATACTTATTGGAAAACATTCCGGGAGGAACGCTATTGTTGCAAAGTTTAAAGAGTACGATATAGATCTAACTCCAGAACAAGCAGAAGAGATTTTAAAAAGGGTAAGATCTCTATCTGTTCAGCTTAAAAGAAGCCTATTCGATAAAGAGTTAATCTATCTATACAATGAAATGAGGGAGGAAAAGATAAAGGATGTCAACCTACAAAACAATATCTGAAAAGATATTCAGTGATCATTTAGGTAGAGATGTGGAAGCAGGGGAAATAGTGATAGTTGATGTTGATTTCATGATGGGGCAAGATGGAACCACTCCATTAGCTATTAAGACGTTTGAAAATGTTGGAGCAAAAAAAGTTGCGAATCCTGAAAAAGTTGCTTTTGTAATAGACCACAATGCACCCAGTCCAAGTGAAAAAGTCTCTGCCTTACATAAGTTGATGAGAGATTTTAGTAGCAATTACGGTACGAAGTTTTACGATATCGGTGAGGGTATATGTCATCAATTAATTCCTGAAAAAGGCCATGCCTTACCTGGACAGATCGTAATAGGGGCTGATTCTCACACGTGTACTTATGGGGCTATTAATTGTTTCTCAACGGGTGTCGGTTCAACAGATTTGGCTATTGCTATGGCGAGTGGTAAGTTATGGTTTAAGGTACCACAAAGTGTAAAAATTGTTTTAGAAGGTTCTCTGCCAACAGGTGTTTATTCTAAGGATGTTGCGTTGTATATTATAAAGAATCTGACCGCCAATGGAGCAACTTACAAGGCTGTAGAGTTTGAGGGCCCAGTTATTGATAATTTATCGGTTGAGGCAAGATTTACCATTTCTAATATGTCAGTGGAAATGGGAGCCAAAGTCGGTTTGATAAAACTTGATGAAAAAGCTGAAAATTGGGTAAAGGAAAGAACTGATAAACCATTTAAAAGTTACGAACCAGATGAAGGTGCAAATTATGAAGAAATATATAAATTTGATGTCAGCGATTTAGAACCTCAAATTGCCAAACCCCATGCCGTTGATAATGTTAGTCCAATTAGTGAAGTTGAAGGTATTCCTATACATCAAGGTTTGTTAGGTACGTGCACTAACGGAAGAATTGAAGATCTAAGAATAGCTGCGAATATCTTAAAAGGCAAGAGAATCCATAAGGGTGTTAGACTTATTGTGGCTCCTGCATCTAAAGATACTTTATTAAAAGCTATGAATGAGGGAATAATTCAAACTTTAATTCAAGCAGGAGCGACGGTAGTTGCCCCAGGCTGTGGGCCTTGTGTCGGTACACACAATGGAGTACCTTCTGATGGAGAGAATGTAATTTCTTCCGCGAATAGAAATTTCAAAGGAAGAATGGGGAACAACAAAGCTTTCATCTATTTGGGATCACCTGCCACAGTGGCAGCTTCTTGTATAGAGGGTAAAATAGCGGATCCGCGTAAATATTTGTGACAATTAATTTTTTGAACGGGAGGATAAATAATGGAATTAAAAGGTTATTCACATAAATTTGGTGACGATGTAAACACCGACTATATTATCTCCGGAAAATACAAATTCAGTACCATCGATATGGACGAATTATCTGTTCATTTGATGGAGGATCTAAGGCCAAATTTTTATAATGATATAAAAAAAGGTGATTTCATAGTTGCAGGAGAAAATTTTGGTTGTGGTTCTTCTAGAGAGCAAGCGCCTTTAGTGATAAAACACGCTGGTATCAGTGCTGTAATAGCAACTTCTTTCGCCCGAATATTTTATAGAAATTCCATAAATATTGGGTTACCTTTGGTTGAAGTTACCACTAATAATATAGATGAAGGTGATTTATTGACTGTTGATCTAGAAAAAGGTGTAGTTAAGAATTTTACCAAAGATGAAGTTTTGAAGATTAAATCTCTCCCCAAAGTGATGTTAAAGATTTTACAAAGTGGGGGTTTGGTTAATTATTACAAAAAATACGGTACCTTAGAATTAATCAATTAGTAGGTGATTTTATGTATACAGTTACTTTAATTCCGGGTGATGGAATAGGTCCAGAAATAACCTCTGTAGTTGTAGAGATTTTTGAACATATGAACGTCCCTATTAGCTGGGATTTAGTAGAAGCAGGGGAGAAGGTAATTGAGAAATATGGAACTCCACTGCCTGATTATGTGATAGATTCGATTAAGAAAAATAAAGTAGCCTTGAAAGGTCCGATAACTACGCCAATAGGTAAAGGATTTAGAAGTGTGAATGTTACACTAAGAGAAAGGTTGAATCTGTATGCAAACTTAAGACCAATTAAAAGTTTAGAAGGTCTCAATAGTAAGTACAATAATGTCGATTTGGTTGTAGTGAGAGAAAATACCGAAGGTTTGTATAAAGGGATTGAATACAAGATTGACGATACAGCTTGTGCCGTTAGAGTGATAACAAAAAATGCAAGCGAAAATATTGCATATTTTGTATTTAAATATGCAAAAGAAAACAAAAGAAAGAAAGTTACAGCTGTTCATAAAGCAAACATTCTAAAGATTACAGATGGCTTATTTTTAGAATCTATTAGAAAAGTTGCAAGCGAATATCCTGAAATAGAGTACGAAGAAAAGATCGTTGACAATATGTCTATGCAGTTGGTATTGAATCCCGAAAAATATGATGTAATTGTTGCTCCTAATTTGTACGGAGATATCCTTTCCGATTTAGCCGCAGGTTTGATAGGAGGATTGGGCCTTGCTCCAGCTGCTAATATTGGCGAGGATGCTGCGATCTTTGAAGCGGTCCATGGAAGTGCTCCGGATATAGCCAATAAAGGTATAGCAAACCCGATCGCTTTATTAAGCTCATCCATTATGTTGTTAGATTATTTAAAACTGAACGAGTTAGCAAAAAAACTTGAAAATGCTATTTCTGCAACGGTTAAAGATATAGATAGTTTAACACCGGATTTAGGTGGAAAAGGTAACATAGAGTCTATGAAAAATAAAATTATTTCATTTTTGGGCTGAATGGTTGGTGATTTTTTTTGAAAAATACAATCAATAAGATAGTTATAAAGGTTGGTAGCAGCTCAATAGCTGATGAGAACGGAATAAATGTTGGTAAGATGAATAAAATCGTCGAGCAAGTGACTGACTTAAAGTTTAAAAGAAAGAAAGATATAATTATTGTTTCATCAGGAGCTATAGCTGCTGGCAAAAGTGTGTTAGGTTACCGTTACAAACCTTATTCTGTTTCTGAAAAACAGGCTTGTGCAGCTGTTGGCCAAGGTGTATTGATCTCCAAATATCGTGATCTTTTTGCAGTTAAAAATATTAAAGTGGCACAAATACTTTTAACGGCTGACGATTTTTCTAATCGTCAGCGTTATTTAAATGCATACAATACCATGAATGCACTTTTAGAAAATGATGTGATACCTATTGTAAATGAAAACGATACAATAACGACAGATGAAATCAAATTCGGAGATAATGACGTTTTATCTGCTCAAGTAGCAAGTTTGTTGGAAGCAGACTTATCGATCATTCTCTCAGATATTCCAGGATTGTTGAAAGATTTAGGTAACCCGAAATCACTGATCAATATTGTTGAAGAAGTTACTCCTGAGCTTGAAAATCTTGCTAATGGAAAAAGTGGTAAACTAGGTACCGGCGGGATGAGTTCAAAATTAAAAGCAGCAAAGATTTCCATCGCCTCAGGAATACCTTTAACAATTCTCCCATCTTATGAAGAGAGTATTATTACAAAGGCTGTGGATAATATTGAAAATAGGCAGTTTAACCTTGGTACAACCTTTTTACCCAAAGGAAAAAGGATGAGCAAAAGGAAGAGATGGATTCAATTCAGCTTAAAGCCAAAAGGCAAATTGATTGTGGATAATGGAGCCCATGAAGCACTTTTAAAAGGAAAAAGTCTGTTAGCGGTAGGAATTATAAGTGTATCAGGTAGTTTTTCCGTCGGAGATCTGGTTTTGATATCTAATAAAAAAGGAGAAAGCATTGGAAAAGGTTTAATAAACTATTCTTCCGAGGAATTAAAAGAAATAATTGGTAAAAAAACCGATGAAATACTTACATTCAAAGAAAACTTTGGACCTGAAGAAGTAATACACAGGGATAATTTAGTTATAATGGAGGCAACGGAGGGATTTGAACCCTCGAATAGCGGTTTTGCAGACCGCCGCCTTTGA
The nucleotide sequence above comes from Petrotoga miotherma DSM 10691. Encoded proteins:
- the argC gene encoding N-acetyl-gamma-glutamyl-phosphate reductase; amino-acid sequence: MKVGILGATGYTGIELIRILSKHPNAKITYLSSKNFESQLISEVYPGLQGICDLILEGDAFKKAVATSDIIFSTLPHELTFEIAQMVVDAGKRLIDLGSAFRFDDFNIFQKWYGLNDDIEYDKYDKVYGLTELNREKIKNAQIVGNPGCYPTSVILALAPVLKNRVVSDKNIIIDSKSGVSGAGHEPKFSNLYSECNENTKPYNVAKHRHIPEIEQELSKIMKQEVKIVFTPHLVPMTRGILSTIYCNLGSDITLNEVYDLYQEFYKNDYFIKILNPGKYPSTKSVAGSNFCQIGFEIDEHTNTLIIMSVIDNLMKGASGQAVQNMNLMFGLPENKGLDIIRIFP
- a CDS encoding 3-isopropylmalate dehydratase large subunit, whose translation is MSTYKTISEKIFSDHLGRDVEAGEIVIVDVDFMMGQDGTTPLAIKTFENVGAKKVANPEKVAFVIDHNAPSPSEKVSALHKLMRDFSSNYGTKFYDIGEGICHQLIPEKGHALPGQIVIGADSHTCTYGAINCFSTGVGSTDLAIAMASGKLWFKVPQSVKIVLEGSLPTGVYSKDVALYIIKNLTANGATYKAVEFEGPVIDNLSVEARFTISNMSVEMGAKVGLIKLDEKAENWVKERTDKPFKSYEPDEGANYEEIYKFDVSDLEPQIAKPHAVDNVSPISEVEGIPIHQGLLGTCTNGRIEDLRIAANILKGKRIHKGVRLIVAPASKDTLLKAMNEGIIQTLIQAGATVVAPGCGPCVGTHNGVPSDGENVISSANRNFKGRMGNNKAFIYLGSPATVAASCIEGKIADPRKYL
- a CDS encoding isocitrate/isopropylmalate dehydrogenase family protein; translation: MYTVTLIPGDGIGPEITSVVVEIFEHMNVPISWDLVEAGEKVIEKYGTPLPDYVIDSIKKNKVALKGPITTPIGKGFRSVNVTLRERLNLYANLRPIKSLEGLNSKYNNVDLVVVRENTEGLYKGIEYKIDDTACAVRVITKNASENIAYFVFKYAKENKRKKVTAVHKANILKITDGLFLESIRKVASEYPEIEYEEKIVDNMSMQLVLNPEKYDVIVAPNLYGDILSDLAAGLIGGLGLAPAANIGEDAAIFEAVHGSAPDIANKGIANPIALLSSSIMLLDYLKLNELAKKLENAISATVKDIDSLTPDLGGKGNIESMKNKIISFLG
- a CDS encoding 3-isopropylmalate dehydratase small subunit, which translates into the protein MELKGYSHKFGDDVNTDYIISGKYKFSTIDMDELSVHLMEDLRPNFYNDIKKGDFIVAGENFGCGSSREQAPLVIKHAGISAVIATSFARIFYRNSINIGLPLVEVTTNNIDEGDLLTVDLEKGVVKNFTKDEVLKIKSLPKVMLKILQSGGLVNYYKKYGTLELIN
- the nifV gene encoding homocitrate synthase codes for the protein MSNVYIVDTTLRDGEQTAGVVFANEEKVQIAKMLAELGVYQIEAGIPTMGGDEKEAIKKICKLNLGVSIMGWNRAVIKDIEESIDCGVDAVAISISTSDIHIKHKLKKDRDWVLKSMVVATKFAKKHNLYVSVNAEDASRSDMDFLIKFAKEAKEAGADRLRYCDTVGMMEPFSIYEHIRRIIDEVGIDVEMHTHNDFGLATANTLAGIKAGAKYAGVTVNGLGERAGNAALEEVVMALKYIYKNDLGIKTNLLKEVCEYVAKASGRVLPLSKTIVGHNVFAHESGIHTDGVLKDSKTYESFSPEEVGLQRQILIGKHSGRNAIVAKFKEYDIDLTPEQAEEILKRVRSLSVQLKRSLFDKELIYLYNEMREEKIKDVNLQNNI